The Herminiimonas arsenitoxidans genome window below encodes:
- a CDS encoding SAM-dependent methyltransferase — MLIITIKQGKEKSLLERQPWIYASAVEWVDGKPAERMKSGGTAIVRSSSGKFLARAAHAPKSQIRARVWTFDEEQPVDHALIKRRVKVAVHKRIDAAKGKRIGAAKRLPLVIGDEDELSGLLVDWYGDQKGYLICEFQSAGVDAWKVAIVQSLMAETGCPNVYERADELIRKGEGLPVNYGVLAGEEPPDMLLTENGVRYELDLKTGEKRFFK; from the coding sequence ATGCTGATCATTACTATTAAACAAGGCAAAGAAAAAAGCCTGCTCGAACGCCAGCCATGGATATACGCATCTGCCGTCGAGTGGGTCGACGGCAAACCGGCGGAGCGCATGAAATCCGGCGGGACCGCCATTGTGCGCTCGTCATCGGGTAAATTTCTTGCGCGTGCCGCACATGCGCCCAAATCGCAGATACGCGCGCGCGTATGGACATTTGACGAAGAGCAGCCAGTCGATCACGCCTTGATCAAGCGCCGGGTCAAAGTTGCAGTGCATAAGCGTATCGATGCCGCCAAAGGCAAAAGAATAGGCGCTGCCAAGCGTTTGCCACTGGTGATAGGCGATGAAGATGAATTGTCGGGTTTGCTGGTTGATTGGTATGGCGATCAAAAGGGTTATCTGATTTGTGAATTCCAGTCGGCCGGTGTCGATGCATGGAAAGTTGCGATCGTCCAATCCCTGATGGCTGAAACCGGTTGCCCGAACGTGTACGAACGTGCGGATGAACTGATCCGTAAGGGCGAAGGCTTGCCAGTGAACTACGGCGTATTAGCTGGTGAAGAGCCACCGGACATGCTGCTGACTGAAAATGGCGTGCGCTATGAGCTGGACCTGAAGACCGGCGAGAAAAGGTTTTTCAAATAA
- the pyrE gene encoding orotate phosphoribosyltransferase produces MNNLRQEFIKFSVETGVLRFGEFVTKAGRTSPYFFNAGLFNQGGTLAALAEFYAQTLIDSGIEFDMLFGPAYKGITLASATAVALANKGRDVSFAFNRKEAKDHGEGGTIVGAKLQGRVVIIDDVISAGTSVRESVDMIRAAGATPCAVLIALDRMERSGKDGALSAHSAVQEVSNTYDMPVVSIGNLSDLFEYLSNAGADSEQAKYKEAVAAYRTRYGVA; encoded by the coding sequence TTGAACAATTTACGGCAAGAATTTATCAAGTTTTCGGTTGAAACCGGCGTACTGCGTTTCGGCGAGTTTGTGACCAAGGCTGGTCGCACATCGCCTTACTTTTTTAACGCTGGCTTGTTTAATCAGGGTGGCACGCTGGCAGCGCTGGCCGAGTTTTATGCACAGACACTGATCGATTCGGGCATCGAATTCGATATGTTGTTTGGCCCAGCTTACAAAGGCATCACGCTCGCTTCGGCGACTGCAGTGGCGCTGGCGAACAAAGGCCGCGACGTATCGTTTGCCTTCAATCGCAAGGAAGCCAAGGATCACGGCGAAGGCGGCACGATAGTCGGAGCCAAGTTGCAAGGGCGCGTAGTGATCATCGACGACGTGATTTCCGCCGGTACCTCCGTGCGTGAATCGGTCGACATGATACGCGCCGCCGGTGCGACGCCATGCGCCGTGCTGATTGCGCTGGATAGGATGGAACGCTCCGGCAAGGATGGTGCATTGTCAGCACATTCGGCCGTGCAGGAAGTCAGCAATACCTACGATATGCCGGTGGTATCGATAGGTAACTTGTCGGACCTGTTTGAATACCTGTCGAATGCCGGTGCGGATTCTGAACAGGCGAAATACAAAGAAGCTGTCGCTGCTTACCGTACGAGGTACGGCGTGGCATAA
- a CDS encoding DUF6352 family protein gives MSALAQQEFWSHSGFKLAGRDADGRLLLSDDLLRAWWHRPEVAPIAESCARELALHAALLEAPRRTVSEAEIAALQDTDAQDNYRVLLAWRDRLLAAPTLEAAYLELFRAGSVTAPPVFIDQLTQMIVQGMLAGSEEPLQVRAAELFFRKQKVAIEDGAVMLADAATVELHATGGNYGDIGRLLIEANTKPRRVELDVIDQENANSYWARNERHDTVISFAYGRAALTAFCRVIEKWIDHFYGVAVVVRPLRSIEAKHWAWHIGLDAEATGILNDLYAGVELDEERNRRILSLFQLDFVDTAVARADVAGRPVYLACAMNADEILRIKPQNLLLNLPLASIS, from the coding sequence ATGTCAGCCCTCGCCCAGCAAGAATTTTGGTCGCATTCCGGCTTCAAGCTTGCCGGACGCGATGCCGATGGTCGTTTGTTGCTGAGCGACGATTTATTGCGTGCATGGTGGCATAGACCTGAAGTCGCACCGATTGCAGAGTCTTGCGCGCGGGAACTTGCCTTGCATGCTGCCTTGCTGGAAGCGCCACGGCGCACAGTATCTGAGGCAGAGATAGCTGCCTTGCAAGATACCGATGCACAGGATAATTATCGCGTCTTGCTGGCGTGGCGTGATCGCTTGCTTGCTGCGCCTACGCTGGAAGCGGCTTATCTTGAATTGTTCCGCGCTGGTAGCGTGACGGCTCCGCCTGTCTTCATCGATCAACTGACGCAGATGATCGTGCAAGGCATGCTGGCTGGCAGCGAAGAACCTTTGCAAGTGCGTGCGGCGGAATTGTTTTTCCGCAAGCAAAAGGTCGCGATAGAGGATGGCGCCGTCATGTTGGCCGATGCCGCGACGGTAGAACTGCACGCGACTGGCGGCAACTACGGTGATATCGGCAGACTGCTGATAGAAGCCAATACCAAACCACGCCGCGTAGAACTCGATGTGATCGATCAGGAAAACGCCAACAGCTATTGGGCGCGCAATGAGCGGCACGATACCGTTATCAGCTTTGCTTACGGTCGCGCTGCATTAACGGCCTTCTGTCGTGTGATAGAAAAATGGATAGATCATTTTTACGGTGTCGCCGTGGTGGTCAGACCATTGCGCTCTATCGAAGCTAAACACTGGGCCTGGCATATCGGACTTGATGCAGAAGCGACCGGTATCCTGAATGATTTGTACGCTGGCGTGGAATTGGATGAAGAGCGTAATCGCCGCATCCTGTCGCTCTTCCAACTGGATTTTGTCGATACGGCAGTGGCACGTGCGGATGTGGCTGGTCGTCCGGTTTATCTCGCGTGTGCGATGAATGCGGATGAAATTTTGCGCATCAAGCCGCAAAATTTATTATTGAATCTGCCGCTGGCATCTATTTCTTGA
- the nikR gene encoding nickel-responsive transcriptional regulator NikR produces MKTNPEKDTSSVARISISILPEVLSELDQMVEERGYGSRSQAITDMVNQHLIEHKRQLGNEVMVGTITLFYDRSVPELQEKLSNLQYKHIDEVISSLHVHLTENKMMEVILVQGPTPKLQAIANSMTVLKGVITGRLQLMAAVIPQLHTKNSKTTR; encoded by the coding sequence ATGAAAACGAATCCAGAGAAAGACACCTCATCGGTGGCGCGCATCAGCATCTCCATCCTGCCTGAAGTGCTTAGCGAACTTGATCAAATGGTCGAAGAGCGCGGTTACGGCAGTCGTTCGCAAGCCATCACGGATATGGTTAATCAGCATTTGATCGAACATAAACGTCAGTTGGGTAACGAAGTGATGGTCGGCACCATTACGCTTTTTTATGATCGTTCGGTACCCGAGTTGCAGGAAAAATTATCGAATCTGCAGTACAAGCATATTGATGAAGTCATCAGTTCACTGCACGTACATTTAACCGAGAACAAGATGATGGAAGTCATTTTGGTTCAAGGTCCGACGCCCAAGCTGCAGGCCATCGCCAATTCCATGACGGTATTAAAAGGTGTCATTACCGGACGTCTGCAATTGATGGCCGCTGTGATTCCGCAGTTGCATACCAAGAACTCTAAGACCACGCGCTGA
- a CDS encoding exodeoxyribonuclease III: MLKIVSANLNGIRSAAKKGFFQWMAKHSADYICVQELKAQEADMTPDFLTPEGYFGYFHYAEKKGYSGAGVYCKTKPDHVQIGFNCPEFDAEGRYVQCDFGNLSVISVYCPSGSSGEERQQAKFRFMDVFLPHLQALKAQGREFVICGDWNIAHHEIDLKNFKGNRKNSGFLPEERAWLTRVFDEVGLVDVYRRLHPTTTEECYTWWSNRGQAYAKNVGWRIDYQVATPALAAKAHAAEIYKDERFSDHAPLTIGYDWKG; encoded by the coding sequence ATGTTGAAAATTGTTTCTGCCAATCTGAATGGCATACGCTCCGCCGCTAAAAAAGGCTTTTTCCAATGGATGGCCAAGCACTCTGCCGATTACATCTGCGTGCAGGAATTGAAGGCGCAAGAAGCGGATATGACGCCGGACTTTCTGACACCGGAAGGTTATTTTGGTTACTTCCACTACGCCGAGAAAAAAGGCTATTCCGGCGCAGGCGTGTATTGCAAGACCAAACCGGACCACGTACAGATCGGTTTTAACTGCCCTGAGTTCGATGCAGAAGGACGCTATGTGCAATGCGATTTTGGCAATCTGAGTGTGATCTCGGTATATTGCCCATCCGGTTCATCGGGCGAAGAACGGCAACAGGCCAAGTTCCGTTTCATGGATGTTTTCCTGCCGCATCTGCAAGCATTGAAGGCGCAGGGACGCGAGTTCGTCATCTGCGGCGACTGGAATATTGCGCACCATGAAATCGATCTGAAGAATTTCAAAGGCAATCGCAAAAATTCCGGCTTCCTGCCGGAAGAACGTGCATGGCTGACACGTGTATTTGATGAAGTAGGCTTGGTTGATGTGTATCGTCGTCTGCATCCGACCACCACTGAAGAGTGCTACACATGGTGGAGCAATCGTGGTCAGGCCTATGCCAAGAACGTCGGTTGGCGCATTGATTACCAGGTGGCAACACCGGCACTCGCAGCAAAAGCGCACGCTGCCGAGATTTACAAGGATGAACGCTTCAGCGATCACGCCCCGTTGACGATAGGCTACGACTGGAAGGGATGA
- the metW gene encoding methionine biosynthesis protein MetW, which translates to MNFEQLSALRPDLAFIAHWVNNGTKVLDLGCGDGVMLDYLQSDKQCSGYGIEIDDKEIPICIARGVSVIQRDLEAGLAIFADNAFDTVLCLSALQMMKDVEGVLRDISRVGRDAIVSFPNFAYWPHRIALLRGRMPVSKSLPYEWYDTPNLRCATIKDFEELANEVGLEVVERVALDEGKPINFLPNWRGSLAVFRLRKKQ; encoded by the coding sequence ATGAACTTTGAACAATTGAGCGCATTGCGTCCCGACCTCGCCTTTATCGCGCATTGGGTTAACAACGGCACCAAGGTGCTGGATCTCGGTTGCGGCGACGGCGTGATGCTGGATTATCTGCAATCGGACAAGCAATGCAGCGGTTACGGCATCGAGATCGACGATAAGGAAATTCCTATCTGTATCGCGCGCGGCGTCTCCGTGATTCAGCGCGATCTGGAAGCGGGTTTGGCGATCTTTGCCGATAACGCATTTGATACGGTGTTGTGTCTGTCTGCGTTGCAGATGATGAAGGATGTCGAAGGCGTGTTGCGCGATATCTCACGCGTCGGCCGCGATGCGATTGTGTCCTTCCCGAACTTCGCATACTGGCCACATCGGATTGCTCTGTTGCGCGGTCGCATGCCGGTCTCGAAAAGTTTACCTTACGAATGGTATGACACACCTAACTTGCGTTGCGCGACGATCAAGGATTTTGAAGAGTTGGCGAATGAAGTCGGGTTAGAAGTCGTCGAACGCGTAGCGTTGGACGAAGGCAAGCCGATCAACTTCCTGCCTAACTGGCGCGGCAGTCTTGCCGTGTTCCGCCTGCGCAAAAAGCAGTAA
- a CDS encoding DUF4124 domain-containing protein: protein MKGAIKTLFFFSMFIAASAHAKVYMCKDAAGNTLTSDRPIPECADRAVREYSSNGAVKKDIAAPLTAEQKRVQELQQQKKKAEQAVADERKRSDRALSARYRSEDDIVSARKRDTELVNEQIAQQKRVLADAEKELGVTQTAVAAQKQKGGVSAALQAKLGRSEQDVRELKKSVQDSELELAQVNEKYDLTLRRYREITQTASSR from the coding sequence ATGAAAGGTGCAATCAAGACACTGTTTTTCTTCTCGATGTTTATCGCAGCATCTGCGCACGCCAAGGTCTACATGTGCAAGGATGCTGCAGGCAATACACTCACTTCCGACCGTCCGATCCCGGAATGCGCTGACCGCGCCGTGCGCGAATACAGTAGCAACGGCGCAGTAAAAAAAGATATCGCCGCTCCGCTTACCGCCGAGCAAAAGCGCGTCCAGGAACTGCAGCAGCAAAAGAAAAAAGCAGAACAAGCTGTCGCTGACGAACGAAAAAGATCTGATCGCGCACTCTCCGCACGTTATCGCAGCGAAGACGATATCGTCTCAGCACGCAAGCGCGATACCGAACTTGTGAACGAACAAATCGCACAACAGAAACGTGTGTTGGCAGATGCCGAGAAAGAACTGGGCGTGACGCAAACAGCAGTCGCTGCGCAAAAACAAAAAGGCGGAGTCTCTGCAGCTTTACAAGCGAAGTTGGGGCGATCAGAGCAGGATGTGCGTGAGTTGAAGAAGAGTGTGCAAGATAGCGAACTGGAGCTTGCACAGGTCAATGAAAAATACGATCTGACTTTGCGGCGATATCGCGAGATTACTCAAACGGCTTCATCTCGATAG
- the metX gene encoding homoserine O-succinyltransferase MetX: MTSLGIVSPQSMFFSTPLPLQSGAELTDYTLVYETYGTLNADHSNAVLVCHALNASHHVAGSYSEDAGTTGWWDNMVGPGKPLDTNRFFVIGVNNLGSCFGSTGPMHINPATGKQYGAHFPVVTVEDWVQSHARLADALGIKQFAAVMGGSLGGMQALAWSILFPDRLRHCVVIASTPKLTAQNIAFDDVARQAILTDPDYHGGDFYAHGVVPKNGLRVARMLGHITYLSDDDMAAKFGRDLRSGSYQFGFGIDFEIESYLRYQGDKFSTYFDANTYLLITKALDYFDPAKDFGGDLTKTLSNTTAKFLLVSFSTDWRFSPERSHEMVQALVNNNRTVTYAEIDAPHGHDAFLLDDQRYMNVVRSYFERAYREIDGGSLKAGASA; encoded by the coding sequence ATGACCTCACTCGGAATCGTTTCACCGCAATCCATGTTTTTCTCGACACCGCTGCCTTTGCAGAGCGGTGCGGAACTTACCGACTACACGCTGGTGTATGAAACCTACGGCACGCTGAATGCAGATCATTCGAACGCAGTACTGGTTTGCCACGCGCTGAACGCTTCGCATCACGTTGCTGGCAGCTATAGCGAAGATGCTGGCACCACCGGCTGGTGGGACAATATGGTCGGTCCTGGTAAGCCGCTCGATACCAATCGTTTCTTCGTCATAGGCGTCAATAATCTCGGTTCCTGCTTTGGCTCGACCGGTCCTATGCACATCAATCCGGCGACTGGTAAACAGTACGGTGCGCATTTTCCTGTGGTGACGGTCGAGGATTGGGTGCAGTCGCATGCGCGTCTGGCTGATGCGTTGGGTATCAAGCAATTCGCAGCAGTCATGGGCGGTTCGCTGGGCGGCATGCAAGCATTGGCTTGGAGCATCCTGTTCCCGGATCGTTTGCGCCATTGTGTGGTGATTGCTTCTACACCTAAATTGACTGCGCAAAATATCGCCTTCGATGACGTGGCGCGGCAGGCAATTTTGACTGACCCGGATTATCACGGCGGCGATTTCTATGCGCACGGCGTAGTGCCTAAGAATGGTTTGCGCGTGGCGCGCATGCTGGGTCACATCACGTATCTGTCGGATGACGATATGGCGGCCAAGTTTGGTCGCGATCTGCGTTCCGGTTCTTATCAATTTGGTTTTGGCATCGATTTTGAAATCGAATCGTATCTGCGCTATCAAGGCGACAAGTTCTCGACTTACTTCGATGCGAATACGTATTTGCTAATTACCAAGGCACTCGATTACTTTGATCCGGCGAAAGATTTCGGTGGTGATTTGACCAAGACTTTGTCGAATACCACAGCGAAGTTTTTGCTGGTGTCATTCTCGACTGACTGGCGTTTCTCGCCTGAGCGCAGCCATGAAATGGTGCAGGCGCTGGTCAACAATAATCGTACCGTGACCTATGCAGAAATCGATGCACCGCACGGACATGATGCCTTCCTGCTCGACGATCAGCGTTACATGAATGTGGTGCGTTCGTATTTTGAACGTGCGTATCGCGAAATCGATGGTGGTAGTTTGAAAGCAGGAGCAAGCGCATGA
- a CDS encoding AmpG family muropeptide MFS transporter: MIFRNSGVARRSWSDTFKVYRETATLRMLFLGFSAGLPLMLVLGTLSFWLREAGIDRSTIGYLSWVGLAYAFKWVWAPLVDRMPIPLLTRWMGRRRSWLLLSQLAIMTGLVGMALNDPHLALQPVVWCALMVAFGSATQDIALDAFRIESADIDRQAALAASYQTGYRLAMIWAGAGVLWIAARAEISGAGAYQPGAWRVAYLAMAVSMLVGVATVLFSAEPVRRILPPPKNVAAWLDDVVIGPFREFIVRYRWQALLILSLIAIYRISDVVMGIMANPFYVDMGYSKDEVAAVTKVFGVIMTLVGAFIGGALSMRFGMMRILALGAILSSATNLLFVWLAGHGHDVQALVLVISADNLASGIASAAFIAYLSSLTNVSYSATQYALFSSMMLLLPKFLAGYSGAYVDAFGYGSFFTGTALLGLPVIVLLWFAAKTAPKTNHTS, translated from the coding sequence ATGATTTTTCGCAACAGCGGTGTAGCACGGCGCTCATGGTCAGACACTTTCAAGGTCTATCGCGAAACCGCCACCTTGCGCATGCTGTTCCTTGGATTCTCCGCCGGCCTGCCTTTAATGCTGGTACTCGGCACGCTCAGCTTCTGGCTGCGCGAAGCAGGCATAGATCGCAGCACCATCGGTTACCTGAGCTGGGTCGGCCTCGCTTACGCCTTCAAATGGGTGTGGGCACCTTTGGTCGATCGCATGCCGATTCCCCTATTGACGCGCTGGATGGGACGTCGCCGTAGTTGGTTGTTGCTCTCGCAACTGGCGATCATGACCGGCCTCGTCGGCATGGCGCTCAACGATCCGCATCTGGCCTTGCAACCGGTCGTCTGGTGCGCACTGATGGTGGCCTTCGGCTCTGCCACACAAGATATCGCACTCGACGCCTTCCGCATTGAATCGGCCGACATCGATAGACAAGCTGCGCTCGCCGCCAGTTATCAAACCGGTTATCGCCTTGCCATGATCTGGGCAGGTGCGGGTGTGCTGTGGATAGCGGCACGCGCTGAAATTAGCGGTGCTGGCGCCTATCAGCCCGGCGCATGGCGCGTCGCTTATCTGGCAATGGCGGTATCGATGCTGGTCGGTGTGGCAACGGTGCTGTTCTCTGCCGAACCAGTGCGCCGCATACTACCGCCGCCAAAAAATGTTGCGGCCTGGTTGGACGATGTCGTGATCGGCCCTTTCCGCGAATTCATCGTGCGCTATCGTTGGCAAGCCTTGCTGATCCTCTCCCTGATCGCGATCTACCGTATCAGCGATGTGGTGATGGGCATCATGGCCAATCCGTTTTATGTGGATATGGGTTACAGCAAGGACGAAGTTGCCGCCGTGACCAAGGTATTCGGCGTCATCATGACGCTGGTCGGTGCCTTTATCGGTGGCGCATTATCGATGCGTTTCGGCATGATGCGCATACTCGCGCTCGGCGCGATCTTGAGTTCGGCGACCAATCTGTTGTTCGTTTGGCTAGCCGGACACGGCCATGATGTGCAAGCTTTGGTGTTGGTGATTTCTGCCGACAATCTGGCGAGTGGGATCGCGAGTGCGGCCTTCATTGCGTATCTGTCCAGCCTGACCAATGTCAGTTACTCGGCGACGCAATATGCGTTGTTCAGTTCGATGATGTTGTTGCTACCGAAATTTCTGGCAGGCTATTCCGGCGCGTATGTCGATGCCTTTGGCTATGGCAGCTTCTTTACCGGTACGGCCTTGTTGGGACTACCTGTGATCGTACTGTTGTGGTTCGCCGCCAAGACGGCACCGAAGACGAACCACACCAGCTAG
- a CDS encoding MFS transporter, producing the protein MSTDSLLSAPSRFPRLQSAATPFLFILLGVIYASWAARIPAIRDVLQLSPAQLGMVLLGGGFGAVASFPLAAWLVGHFGGRRAAWYAGLGLIVVLPALALAPTMLWLVIAAIVLGAASGCFDVAINAIGTAHEKLAGRSTMSLLHAWFSLGAVSGALFGSAMAGFGITPIVHFSVTALALLLPLYIAYQALPPEQVEKPTSKQYFAIAHGPLVALGIIGFCGAVAEGSIADWSGVFMKDRMGAHDGVAPLAYAGFAALMLLARLVCDRLKDSYGARRVVAAGASLAACGIFIAVAAFNIPLTILGFALAGAGFASVFPFVFSSAGRHGATALAAVATFSYSGGLIGPPVIGFLAQGWGMQVALGLIGVMAIAIAISASRARWLE; encoded by the coding sequence ATGTCCACTGATTCCCTATTGTCCGCACCATCACGCTTTCCTCGTTTACAGTCAGCGGCCACGCCTTTCCTCTTCATCCTGCTAGGCGTGATCTATGCCTCATGGGCAGCACGCATCCCGGCGATACGCGATGTATTGCAATTAAGTCCGGCACAACTAGGCATGGTCTTACTAGGTGGCGGTTTTGGCGCAGTTGCATCATTTCCATTGGCCGCATGGCTGGTCGGTCACTTCGGTGGACGGCGCGCAGCCTGGTATGCCGGCCTCGGTTTGATCGTCGTATTACCGGCGCTCGCACTCGCACCGACGATGTTGTGGCTGGTCATCGCCGCGATTGTTTTAGGCGCGGCATCCGGTTGCTTCGACGTTGCCATCAATGCAATCGGCACCGCACATGAAAAACTCGCCGGTCGTTCCACCATGTCGCTGTTGCACGCATGGTTCAGTCTAGGCGCGGTAAGTGGTGCCTTGTTCGGCAGTGCGATGGCCGGTTTCGGCATTACACCTATCGTGCATTTCAGCGTCACCGCGCTCGCCTTGTTACTGCCTTTGTACATCGCTTACCAAGCCTTGCCGCCGGAGCAAGTTGAGAAGCCTACGAGCAAACAATACTTCGCGATTGCGCACGGTCCTTTGGTTGCACTCGGCATCATTGGTTTTTGCGGTGCAGTGGCTGAAGGTTCGATTGCCGACTGGAGCGGCGTCTTCATGAAAGATCGGATGGGTGCACATGATGGCGTTGCGCCGCTGGCGTATGCCGGCTTTGCAGCCCTGATGTTGTTGGCGCGTTTGGTGTGCGATCGTTTGAAGGATAGTTATGGTGCACGGCGTGTCGTTGCTGCTGGTGCATCGCTGGCGGCATGCGGGATTTTTATTGCAGTCGCTGCTTTCAATATACCGCTGACCATACTCGGCTTTGCCTTGGCAGGTGCCGGTTTCGCATCAGTCTTTCCCTTTGTCTTCAGCTCGGCCGGTCGTCATGGTGCGACAGCATTGGCAGCCGTCGCCACCTTCAGTTACAGCGGTGGCCTGATCGGACCACCAGTGATCGGTTTTCTGGCGCAAGGTTGGGGCATGCAGGTTGCGCTCGGCTTGATCGGTGTGATGGCGATTGCGATTGCAATCTCTGCCAGTCGTGCGCGTTGGCTGGAGTAA
- a CDS encoding PhoX family protein, whose amino-acid sequence MSDLPHPSRRQTLKFLASAPLLPLGASSALLAACSTTTTSATKEYVATSFTPMAAPTLANAAAMASTAVGSTLNVHYGDNSVQSYQLAYQPFFITGQQVPDGKGGKILSGGYFDINNKAIIDRSVTGKERQIFSDSPDGTSLLSLPNSTVSNIKGKAVFAVVQFEYTTRDQLGAESGKNNAYGTLPSPIAVLTLDQDQGNGKLDLVKYHNVDTSSVHGLWITCGASLSPWNTHLSSEEYEPDAQFISDNPFFKKFSKNLFGDENKANPYHYGHLPEVTVNPDGSGSIKKHFCLGRISHELIQVMPDNRTVLMGDDYTNGGFFMFIADKEKDLSAGTLYVAKVGAGFSVDPSAPGASLSWIKLGHASSAEIEKLANTLKPSDIMTSVKADPNDASYTKLYADGIANWVKLKPGMERAAAFLETHRYANLVGASMGFTKMEGTTVNIKDKIAYSALQNIQNSMVKNDLAWNPASGITVDKAIVAGGVFAHKLTGEQRDTSGAAITSEWVPVQTRALLIGEDIPADALGNLANPDKIANPDNLKFSEKMRTLFIGEDSSTHVNNFLWAYNVDTKKLARIMSMPSGAEATGLHAVDEINGWTYIMSNFQHAGDWSGKLHSKVKNTLDPLIKANYNDRFSAAVGYLTADPAQPKLSKT is encoded by the coding sequence ATGTCTGATCTGCCGCATCCGTCACGCCGTCAAACACTCAAGTTTCTCGCCAGCGCACCACTGTTACCGCTAGGTGCATCATCCGCACTGCTCGCCGCCTGCAGCACGACCACAACAAGCGCGACCAAAGAGTATGTTGCGACCAGCTTTACGCCTATGGCTGCACCTACCTTGGCCAATGCAGCAGCTATGGCCAGCACTGCAGTCGGCTCCACGCTGAATGTGCATTACGGTGATAACTCGGTACAAAGCTATCAGCTTGCTTATCAACCATTTTTCATCACCGGCCAGCAAGTGCCTGATGGCAAAGGTGGGAAGATATTGAGTGGCGGCTACTTCGATATCAATAACAAAGCCATCATCGATCGCTCCGTCACCGGCAAGGAAAGACAGATTTTTTCAGATTCGCCGGATGGTACTTCTCTGTTGTCGTTACCGAATTCAACAGTAAGCAACATCAAAGGTAAGGCCGTTTTCGCCGTCGTGCAATTTGAATACACGACGCGCGATCAACTCGGTGCAGAAAGCGGCAAGAACAACGCCTACGGCACCTTGCCATCACCGATTGCCGTGTTGACGCTGGATCAGGACCAAGGCAATGGCAAACTCGATTTAGTCAAATATCACAACGTCGATACGTCCAGCGTGCATGGCTTGTGGATTACCTGCGGTGCCAGCTTGTCGCCGTGGAACACGCATCTATCCAGCGAAGAATACGAGCCGGATGCGCAGTTCATCAGCGATAACCCTTTCTTCAAAAAATTCAGCAAGAATCTGTTCGGCGACGAGAACAAGGCCAACCCATATCACTACGGTCATCTGCCGGAAGTCACCGTCAACCCAGATGGCAGCGGCAGCATCAAGAAACACTTTTGCCTCGGCCGCATTTCGCATGAACTGATACAAGTCATGCCGGACAATCGCACTGTCTTGATGGGCGACGATTACACCAACGGCGGCTTCTTTATGTTCATCGCCGACAAGGAAAAAGATTTGTCGGCAGGTACTTTGTATGTCGCCAAAGTTGGCGCTGGTTTCTCGGTCGACCCATCAGCTCCCGGCGCGTCGCTGAGCTGGATTAAGTTGGGACACGCCAGCAGCGCAGAAATCGAAAAGCTGGCCAATACCTTGAAGCCTTCCGACATCATGACCAGCGTCAAAGCAGATCCAAACGACGCCAGCTACACCAAGCTGTATGCCGACGGTATTGCGAATTGGGTCAAGCTCAAACCGGGCATGGAACGCGCTGCTGCCTTCCTGGAAACACATCGCTACGCGAATCTGGTCGGTGCCAGCATGGGCTTTACCAAGATGGAAGGCACGACCGTCAACATCAAGGACAAGATCGCCTATTCAGCGTTGCAGAATATTCAAAACTCGATGGTGAAAAACGATCTCGCATGGAATCCAGCCAGCGGCATCACGGTAGACAAAGCCATTGTTGCCGGCGGCGTGTTCGCGCACAAGCTGACTGGCGAACAACGCGATACCAGCGGTGCAGCAATTACCAGCGAGTGGGTGCCGGTACAAACCCGCGCCTTGCTGATCGGTGAAGATATCCCCGCCGATGCCTTGGGCAATCTGGCGAATCCAGACAAGATTGCCAACCCGGACAATCTGAAGTTTTCGGAAAAAATGCGCACGCTGTTCATCGGTGAAGACAGCAGCACGCACGTCAATAACTTCCTGTGGGCCTACAACGTCGATACGAAGAAACTGGCGCGCATCATGTCCATGCCATCCGGTGCCGAAGCGACCGGCTTGCATGCCGTCGATGAAATCAATGGCTGGACTTACATCATGAGCAACTTCCAGCATGCCGGCGACTGGAGCGGCAAGTTGCACAGCAAGGTCAAGAACACCTTAGATCCATTGATCAAGGCGAATTACAACGATAGATTCAGCGCAGCCGTGGGTTATCTGACAGCTGATCCGGCTCAACCCAAATTATCTAAAACGTAA